A DNA window from Catenulispora sp. EB89 contains the following coding sequences:
- a CDS encoding AAA family ATPase translates to MSGSASASVSPEDARTALLAVRTEVAKAVVGQDSAVTGLVIALLSGGHVLLEGVPGVAKTLLVRSLAAALALDSKRVQFTPDLMPGDVTGSAVFDSRTAEFSFREGPVFTNLLLADEINRTPPKTQASLLEAMEERQVTVDGRPRPLPEVFLVAATQNPVEFEGTYPLPEAQLDRFLLKLVLPLPGRDEEIGILDRHANGFDPRDLDAAGVRPVAGRADLAAARAAARKVTVSRDVLGYIADLARATRVSPSLSLGVSPRGATALLNTARSWAWLAGRGYVTPDDVQALAKPTLRHRVRLRAEAEMEGGTADGVLDAVLGAVPVPR, encoded by the coding sequence GTGTCAGGATCCGCATCGGCTTCCGTCAGCCCCGAGGACGCCCGTACGGCACTGCTGGCGGTGCGCACCGAGGTCGCCAAGGCCGTGGTCGGCCAGGACTCGGCGGTCACCGGGCTGGTCATCGCGCTGCTGTCGGGCGGGCACGTGCTGCTGGAAGGCGTGCCGGGCGTCGCGAAGACGCTGCTGGTGCGCTCGCTGGCGGCGGCGCTGGCGCTGGACTCCAAGCGCGTGCAGTTCACCCCGGACCTGATGCCCGGCGACGTGACCGGCTCGGCGGTGTTCGACAGCCGGACCGCGGAGTTCTCGTTCCGCGAAGGCCCGGTCTTCACCAACCTGCTGCTCGCCGACGAGATCAACCGCACTCCCCCGAAAACCCAGGCCTCGCTGCTGGAGGCGATGGAGGAACGGCAGGTCACCGTCGACGGCCGCCCGCGACCGCTCCCGGAGGTGTTCCTCGTCGCCGCGACCCAGAACCCGGTCGAGTTCGAGGGCACCTACCCGCTCCCGGAGGCACAGCTGGACCGCTTCCTGCTGAAGCTGGTGCTCCCGCTCCCGGGCCGCGACGAGGAGATCGGCATCCTGGACCGGCACGCCAACGGCTTCGACCCCCGCGACCTGGACGCCGCCGGCGTCCGCCCGGTGGCGGGACGCGCGGACCTGGCGGCGGCCCGGGCCGCGGCACGCAAGGTGACGGTCAGCCGCGACGTCCTGGGCTACATCGCCGACCTGGCCCGCGCCACCCGGGTGTCCCCGTCGCTGTCCCTGGGCGTCTCGCCCCGCGGCGCCACGGCCCTGCTCAACACGGCGCGCTCCTGGGCCTGGCTCGCGGGGCGCGGCTACGTGACGCCGGACGACGTGCAGGCGCTGGCGAAGCCGACGCTCCGGCACCGGGTGCGGCTGCGCGCCGAGGCGGAGATGGAGGGCGGGACCGCCGACGGGGTGCTGGACGCGGTGCTCGGTGCGGTTCCGGTGCCGCGGTAG
- a CDS encoding DUF4350 domain-containing protein — protein sequence MTTLRAWRWPVAALAVLLLGALVTAIAIGGNGGGTLDPDSASPDGGRALASLLRDRGVTVTPARTTADALAAVQGAQGDATLLVTDPGLLTLLQIDTLASTPVARLVVVQPDPESARLLTTQTARVDAPPEGSGLVDPACPDADATAAGNADIGDGEVFSGLTSGCYEMSGGYALATAAGPSSDDTVLVGSRTPFRNDRLADHGNAALAMRLLGKHPTVVWYLPDGADPGATASGQKSFTSVLPAGWRWGALTMVLAIALLALWQARRLGPVVAERMPVAVRAAETVEGRARLYERGKVTDRASGALREATRSRLAARLGLPRAAAVGDIAAAIAARGGPEAGATLAVLAGAVPADDAGLVGLASALDRLEAEVGRL from the coding sequence ATGACCACGCTGCGGGCGTGGCGCTGGCCGGTGGCCGCGCTCGCCGTCCTGCTGCTCGGAGCCCTGGTCACCGCGATCGCCATCGGCGGCAACGGCGGCGGGACGCTCGATCCGGACTCCGCCTCCCCCGACGGCGGCCGGGCGCTGGCCTCGCTGCTGCGCGACCGCGGCGTCACGGTCACCCCGGCCCGGACCACCGCCGACGCGCTGGCCGCGGTCCAGGGCGCGCAGGGCGACGCGACGCTGCTCGTCACCGATCCGGGACTGCTGACCCTGCTCCAGATCGACACGCTGGCCTCGACGCCGGTGGCGCGGCTGGTGGTCGTGCAGCCGGACCCGGAGTCGGCGCGGCTGCTGACCACGCAGACGGCGCGGGTGGACGCGCCGCCCGAGGGCTCGGGGCTGGTCGATCCGGCGTGTCCGGACGCCGACGCGACGGCCGCCGGGAACGCCGACATCGGCGACGGCGAGGTCTTCAGCGGCCTGACGAGCGGGTGCTACGAGATGTCCGGCGGGTACGCGCTGGCCACGGCGGCCGGGCCGTCGTCGGACGACACGGTGCTGGTCGGCAGCCGCACGCCGTTCCGCAACGACCGGCTCGCCGACCACGGCAACGCGGCCCTGGCGATGCGGCTGCTCGGCAAGCACCCGACGGTCGTGTGGTACCTGCCGGACGGCGCGGACCCGGGCGCGACGGCGTCGGGACAGAAGAGCTTCACCTCGGTCCTGCCGGCCGGCTGGCGCTGGGGCGCCCTGACGATGGTGCTGGCGATCGCGCTGCTGGCGCTGTGGCAGGCCCGGCGGCTGGGGCCGGTGGTCGCCGAGCGGATGCCGGTGGCGGTGCGCGCGGCCGAGACGGTCGAGGGCCGCGCCCGGCTGTACGAACGCGGCAAGGTGACCGACCGTGCGTCCGGGGCGCTGCGCGAGGCGACCCGCTCGCGGCTGGCCGCGCGGCTGGGGCTGCCGCGCGCGGCCGCGGTCGGCGACATCGCCGCGGCGATCGCGGCGCGCGGCGGGCCGGAGGCGGGCGCGACGCTGGCGGTGCTGGCGGGGGCGGTGCCCGCGGACGACGCGGGGCTGGTGGGATTGGCTTCGGCGCTGGACCGGCTGGAAGCCGAGGTCGGGCGGCTGTGA
- a CDS encoding DUF4129 domain-containing protein has protein sequence MTGPGAPVTPPPGVPITVGRDEARRAAADELAKPVYAHARPSLTKRALDWLGHQISTLWDKAFGSSSGGGSEGWTAVLVLLVLLVVAVVVIRRRYGPMRRRVTADRALFDEAAPMDAAGYRRTAEEHAAGGRWAEAVRARLRAVIAALEERAVLDPRPGRTADVAAREAGALLPDQAPALLAAARVFDDIWYGQNAAGPEDYQRLVAVDTAVAAARVRVGSAAGAPPAGDLPRLAETPAGRRDPSEPR, from the coding sequence GTGACCGGTCCGGGGGCCCCGGTCACGCCACCGCCCGGCGTACCGATCACCGTCGGCCGCGACGAGGCACGCCGCGCGGCCGCGGACGAGCTGGCCAAACCGGTCTACGCGCACGCCCGGCCCTCGCTCACCAAGCGCGCCCTGGACTGGCTCGGACACCAGATCAGCACCTTGTGGGACAAGGCCTTCGGCAGCAGCTCGGGCGGCGGCAGCGAGGGCTGGACCGCCGTGCTGGTCCTCCTGGTGCTGCTGGTGGTGGCCGTGGTGGTGATCCGGCGGCGCTACGGGCCGATGCGGCGGCGGGTCACGGCCGACCGGGCGCTGTTCGACGAGGCGGCCCCGATGGACGCGGCCGGCTACCGGCGCACGGCCGAGGAGCACGCGGCCGGCGGACGCTGGGCCGAGGCCGTCCGGGCCCGGCTGCGCGCGGTCATCGCGGCGCTGGAGGAGCGGGCGGTCCTGGACCCGAGGCCGGGGCGGACCGCCGACGTGGCGGCGCGCGAGGCCGGGGCCCTGCTGCCGGACCAGGCGCCGGCGCTGCTCGCCGCGGCGCGGGTCTTCGACGACATCTGGTACGGCCAGAACGCGGCCGGGCCCGAGGACTACCAGCGGCTGGTCGCCGTCGACACCGCGGTCGCCGCGGCGCGGGTGCGCGTCGGCAGTGCGGCCGGGGCGCCGCCGGCCGGCGACCTGCCGCGGCTCGCCGAGACCCCGGCCGGCCGCCGGGACCCGTCGGAGCCGCGATGA
- the mtrA gene encoding MtrAB system response regulator MtrA — MKGRVLIVDDDIALSEMLGIALRGEGFETTSVADGDRALQVFRDFKPDLVLLDLMLPGRDGIDVCRLIRGESGVPIIMLTAKSDTVDVVVGLESGADDYVIKPFKVKELVARVRARLRRADEPKPETLAIGDLSIDVAGHSVKRDGRQIPLTPLEFDLLVALARKPWQVFTREVLLEQVWGYRHAADTRLVNVHVQRLRSKIEVDPENPEIVVTVRGVGYKAGPA; from the coding sequence ATGAAAGGTCGTGTCCTCATCGTCGACGATGACATAGCCCTGTCCGAGATGCTGGGCATCGCCCTGCGCGGCGAGGGCTTCGAGACCACGTCCGTCGCCGACGGTGACCGGGCTCTGCAGGTCTTCCGTGATTTCAAGCCGGACCTGGTCCTGCTTGACCTGATGTTGCCCGGACGCGACGGAATCGACGTGTGCCGCCTGATCCGCGGCGAGTCCGGGGTCCCGATCATCATGCTCACCGCCAAGAGCGACACGGTCGACGTGGTGGTCGGCCTGGAGTCCGGGGCCGACGACTACGTGATCAAGCCGTTCAAGGTCAAGGAGCTGGTGGCCCGGGTGCGCGCGCGGCTGCGCCGCGCCGACGAGCCCAAGCCCGAGACCCTGGCCATCGGCGACCTGTCGATCGACGTGGCCGGCCACTCGGTCAAGCGCGACGGCCGGCAGATCCCGCTCACCCCGCTGGAGTTCGACCTGCTGGTCGCGCTGGCCCGCAAGCCCTGGCAGGTGTTCACCCGCGAGGTGCTGCTGGAGCAGGTCTGGGGCTACCGGCACGCCGCGGACACCCGGCTGGTGAACGTGCACGTCCAGCGGCTGCGCAGCAAGATCGAGGTCGACCCGGAGAACCCGGAGATCGTGGTCACCGTGCGCGGGGTGGGTTACAAAGCCGGTCCGGCTTAA
- the mtrB gene encoding MtrAB system histidine kinase MtrB, giving the protein MRVSKFTGGARRFGRAVLELPGTWRGSLQLRVVSLTLLLSIVIAFVLGWMLNSKIRDGLVQAKESSSLAMASSGFSEASASITAAAETIRQNNPNASLGPGGSNSSSSSNSQPFAAWVNSLDAMVRNLCSGANSDTYQVVLLSSVHNFPVAGYTCGGIQHQSIQQALKDSLQVYGSDGFQVQYQTTDLEYGPQTTGGGIVDVTSTPGDGPPGTAVSGHKTPGLLYGASFNLGELGKVQLYYAFPFTTESDALNFDNEMIVIAGAVLVLALAGVAWFVTRLVVTPVRQAAGIAERLADGTFDERMRVRGEDDLARLATSFNTMAGNLQRQIRKLEELSRVQRRFVSDVSHELRTPLTTVRMAADVLHDSRDDFSGPTARSAELLQTQLDRFEELLGDLLEISRFDAGAAVLDAEPVDLRQLARRVVDSSQVLAERKGSDVRIVAPDRPCVAEIDPRRIERILRNLVVNAIEHSEGRPVLVKVAASAEAVAVAVRDYGVGLKPGESSLVFGRFWRADPARARTTGGTGLGLAISLEDAHLHHGWLQAWGEPGGGSQFRLTLPCTAGMELVRSPIPLEPDDSRHHKRQAEAARLAAEGAAAAPPRHTGGPDLTGLTGRGSDRVGER; this is encoded by the coding sequence ATGCGGGTCTCGAAGTTCACCGGCGGTGCCCGGCGTTTCGGCCGCGCCGTCCTGGAACTGCCCGGGACCTGGCGCGGCTCGCTGCAGTTGCGCGTGGTGTCGCTCACCCTGCTGCTGTCCATCGTCATCGCGTTCGTGCTGGGCTGGATGCTGAACAGCAAGATCCGCGACGGTCTGGTGCAGGCCAAGGAGAGCTCGTCGCTGGCCATGGCCAGCAGCGGCTTCAGCGAGGCCAGCGCCTCGATCACGGCCGCCGCCGAGACGATCCGGCAGAACAACCCGAACGCATCCCTGGGCCCCGGCGGTTCCAACAGTTCCAGCAGTTCCAACAGCCAGCCGTTTGCCGCCTGGGTCAACAGCCTGGACGCCATGGTCCGGAACCTGTGCAGCGGCGCCAACAGCGACACCTACCAGGTGGTGCTGCTGTCGTCCGTCCACAATTTCCCGGTCGCCGGCTACACCTGCGGCGGGATCCAGCACCAGAGCATCCAGCAGGCCCTGAAGGACAGCCTCCAGGTTTACGGCTCGGACGGCTTCCAGGTCCAGTACCAGACCACCGACCTGGAGTACGGCCCGCAGACGACCGGCGGCGGGATCGTCGACGTCACCTCGACGCCGGGCGACGGGCCCCCCGGCACCGCCGTGTCCGGCCACAAGACCCCGGGCCTGCTGTACGGCGCGTCGTTCAACCTGGGCGAGCTGGGGAAGGTCCAGCTGTACTACGCCTTCCCGTTCACCACCGAGAGCGACGCGCTCAACTTCGACAACGAGATGATCGTGATCGCCGGCGCGGTGCTGGTCCTGGCCCTGGCCGGGGTCGCCTGGTTCGTCACGCGGCTGGTGGTGACCCCGGTCCGGCAGGCCGCCGGGATCGCCGAACGGCTCGCCGACGGCACGTTCGACGAGCGGATGCGGGTGCGCGGCGAGGACGACCTGGCCCGGCTGGCCACCTCCTTCAACACCATGGCCGGCAACCTGCAGCGGCAGATCCGCAAGCTCGAGGAGCTCTCGCGGGTCCAGCGCCGGTTCGTCTCCGACGTCTCGCACGAGCTGCGCACGCCGCTGACCACGGTCCGGATGGCCGCCGACGTCCTGCACGACTCCCGCGACGACTTCTCCGGGCCGACCGCGCGCTCGGCCGAACTGCTGCAGACCCAGCTGGACCGGTTCGAGGAACTGCTCGGCGACCTGCTGGAGATCAGCCGGTTCGACGCCGGGGCCGCGGTGCTGGACGCCGAGCCGGTGGACCTGCGCCAGCTGGCGCGCCGGGTGGTCGACAGCAGCCAGGTGCTGGCCGAGCGCAAGGGCTCGGACGTCCGGATCGTGGCGCCGGACCGGCCCTGCGTGGCCGAGATCGACCCGCGCCGCATCGAGCGGATCCTGCGCAACCTGGTGGTCAACGCCATCGAGCACAGTGAGGGCCGGCCGGTGCTGGTCAAGGTCGCCGCCTCCGCCGAGGCGGTCGCGGTCGCGGTGCGCGACTACGGCGTCGGCCTGAAGCCCGGCGAGTCCTCGCTGGTGTTCGGGCGCTTCTGGCGTGCCGACCCGGCGCGGGCCCGGACCACCGGCGGTACCGGGCTGGGCCTGGCGATCTCGCTGGAGGACGCGCACCTGCACCACGGCTGGCTGCAGGCCTGGGGCGAACCCGGCGGCGGCTCGCAGTTCCGGCTGACGCTGCCCTGCACCGCCGGCATGGAGCTGGTGCGCTCGCCGATCCCGCTGGAGCCGGACGACTCGCGACACCACAAGCGCCAGGCCGAGGCCGCGCGGCTGGCCGCCGAGGGCGCCGCGGCCGCGCCGCCGCGGCACACCGGCGGCCCGGACCTGACCGGGCTCACCGGCCGCGGCAGCGACCGGGTGGGGGAGCGCTGA
- a CDS encoding ComF family protein, whose product MPLVRPLWAALLDLAAERDCGGCGRPQPSGEPLCPACDGLLAESGPWRTLASVPGTPRTHAVARYEDPVRTMLIGYKERGRTDLRRALGRALARAVAQTLDTALDTTLGASLGTAGAAGCASVALVPMPSRRKAVRDRGQDTTARLARTAARALREVGVPVRAVPALTHARAVEDQAGLSRERRQANLAGALRARRAGAVTGSSVVLVDDISTSGASLAEASRALREAGVPVLGAATIAAARVRS is encoded by the coding sequence ATGCCGCTCGTCCGCCCGCTCTGGGCCGCCCTGCTCGACCTGGCCGCCGAGCGCGACTGCGGGGGCTGCGGGCGTCCGCAGCCCTCCGGAGAGCCGCTGTGCCCCGCCTGCGACGGCCTGCTGGCCGAGAGCGGGCCGTGGCGCACGCTGGCGTCCGTGCCCGGCACCCCGCGCACGCACGCGGTGGCCCGCTACGAGGACCCGGTTCGGACCATGCTCATCGGGTACAAGGAGCGCGGGCGTACCGATCTGCGGCGCGCGCTGGGCCGGGCTCTCGCGCGGGCCGTCGCGCAGACGCTGGACACAGCGCTGGATACGACGCTGGGCGCATCGCTCGGCACGGCGGGTGCCGCGGGCTGCGCGTCGGTGGCGCTGGTTCCCATGCCCTCTCGGCGCAAAGCCGTCCGCGACCGCGGCCAGGACACCACCGCGCGCCTGGCCAGGACTGCGGCACGGGCCCTGCGCGAGGTCGGAGTGCCGGTCCGTGCCGTGCCCGCGCTGACGCACGCCCGCGCCGTCGAGGACCAGGCGGGGCTGTCCCGTGAGCGGCGTCAGGCGAACCTGGCAGGAGCCCTGCGGGCCCGTCGCGCTGGGGCGGTCACCGGTTCCAGTGTGGTGCTCGTCGACGACATCAGCACCAGCGGCGCCAGCCTCGCGGAGGCGTCCCGCGCGCTGCGGGAGGCCGGCGTGCCGGTCCTCGGCGCGGCCACGATCGCGGCCGCGCGGGTCCGCTCGTAA
- the hpf gene encoding ribosome hibernation-promoting factor, HPF/YfiA family has translation MDIVVKSRHHEVTDRFRRHVMEKLAKVEEMDGKAISLTVVLGEEKNPRQAESKDRIELTLDCPRAPVIRAEACAGDPYSALDMAAAKLQAQLRRAKDRKKIHRNRKAIADSIKHLPPMADLPPGTEPLLTADGAVSDNPEVDLQPYGIPGPTHDDGPMVVREKTHTAAPMTLDQALYEMELVGHDFYLYVDKESGLPAVVYRRRAYDYGVIRLEPGEEPAEPSINGSSPSDRMASSRR, from the coding sequence GTGGACATCGTCGTCAAGAGCCGCCACCACGAGGTGACCGACCGGTTCCGTCGGCACGTCATGGAGAAGCTGGCCAAGGTTGAGGAGATGGATGGCAAGGCCATCAGCCTCACCGTCGTGCTCGGCGAGGAGAAGAACCCCCGCCAGGCCGAGAGCAAGGACCGGATCGAGCTGACGCTGGACTGCCCCCGGGCCCCGGTCATCCGGGCCGAGGCGTGTGCCGGCGATCCGTACTCAGCGCTCGATATGGCCGCAGCCAAGCTTCAGGCGCAGCTCCGCAGGGCCAAGGACCGCAAGAAGATCCACCGCAACCGCAAGGCGATCGCGGACTCCATCAAGCACCTCCCGCCGATGGCGGACCTGCCGCCGGGCACGGAGCCGTTGCTGACGGCGGACGGCGCGGTCAGCGACAACCCCGAGGTGGACCTCCAGCCCTACGGCATCCCCGGCCCCACGCACGACGACGGTCCCATGGTGGTCCGCGAGAAGACGCACACCGCGGCCCCGATGACGCTCGACCAGGCGCTGTACGAGATGGAACTCGTCGGCCACGACTTCTACCTCTACGTGGACAAGGAATCCGGCCTGCCGGCGGTCGTGTACCGGCGCCGCGCGTACGACTACGGAGTGATCCGCCTGGAGCCCGGGGAGGAGCCGGCCGAGCCGTCGATCAACGGTTCGTCGCCCTCCGACCGGATGGCCAGTTCCCGCCGCTGA
- a CDS encoding response regulator has protein sequence MSLVLLRCHHGAVSEAIRVLIADDHTLLRRGLAVVLDTEDDIEVVGEASNGAEALHKAEELAPDVVILDVRMPDTDGLTACAAIKRSVPGAKVIMLTSSDEETDLYEAVKSGASGYLLKSVLPHTIPDALRAVQRGESQVSPSMAAKLMTGFAALARGADAAPVPDPVAPAPKLTDREMEVLKLVATGRNNREIAKELFITENTVKNHVRNILEKLNLHSRMEAVVYAVREKLLEIT, from the coding sequence ATGTCACTTGTCCTTCTGAGGTGTCATCATGGTGCTGTGTCGGAAGCCATAAGAGTCCTCATAGCCGACGACCACACGCTGCTGCGCCGAGGCTTGGCCGTCGTCCTGGACACCGAGGACGACATCGAGGTGGTGGGCGAGGCGTCGAACGGCGCGGAAGCGCTGCACAAGGCTGAGGAACTCGCCCCGGACGTGGTGATTCTGGACGTCCGCATGCCCGACACCGACGGTCTGACGGCGTGCGCGGCGATCAAACGCTCGGTCCCGGGCGCCAAGGTCATCATGCTGACCTCCAGCGACGAGGAGACCGACCTCTACGAGGCGGTGAAGTCCGGGGCCTCGGGCTACCTGCTCAAAAGCGTGCTGCCGCACACCATCCCGGATGCGCTGCGCGCCGTGCAGCGCGGCGAGTCGCAGGTCAGCCCCTCGATGGCGGCCAAACTGATGACCGGCTTCGCGGCCCTGGCCCGCGGCGCGGACGCGGCCCCCGTGCCGGATCCGGTCGCCCCGGCGCCCAAGCTCACCGACCGCGAGATGGAAGTCCTCAAGCTGGTGGCCACCGGGCGCAACAACCGGGAGATCGCCAAGGAGCTGTTCATCACCGAGAACACGGTGAAGAACCACGTGCGCAACATCCTTGAGAAGCTGAACCTGCACTCGCGCATGGAAGCCGTGGTCTACGCCGTGCGGGAGAAACTGCTGGAGATCACCTAG
- a CDS encoding winged helix-turn-helix domain-containing protein → MTDVTSAPAPRTELSAAEARRLALHAQRLIGVPDRRAGAAGVLRDLGAVQLDTISVLARSHELVPYARLGAVGRDGIEKAYWNHEPHGASTFEYWAHAACILPVKEWPTFAYRRANYRDRASGGWGLPTSGEAEALVLGKLRDEGPCMTSDFGGARKSAEWWDWSETKVAVEKLLATGDVVCVERRGWRRVYDLPERALPKAVLDAPEPTRAESHVRLLAQAGRRLGVGTIGDIADYYRLKIPDARPLMEQTGLVPVSVRGWTQPAWADPAALDLLAAGGPRGRHRTTLLSPFDSLIWERDRMERIFGMVHRIEAYTPAAKRVHGYFAMPLLAGGKLLGRVDPKREGKTLVARKVSLDAAGAVQPMADALREAAGWVGCDAVAVEQVTPADAAGALRAALD, encoded by the coding sequence GTGACGGATGTGACATCCGCACCTGCACCGCGCACCGAACTGTCCGCCGCCGAGGCCCGCCGCCTGGCTCTGCACGCGCAGAGGCTGATCGGCGTACCGGACCGGCGGGCCGGCGCGGCGGGCGTGCTGCGCGACCTCGGGGCGGTGCAGCTGGACACCATCAGCGTGCTGGCGCGCTCGCACGAGCTGGTGCCGTACGCGCGGCTCGGCGCGGTCGGGCGCGACGGGATCGAGAAGGCGTACTGGAACCACGAGCCGCACGGCGCCTCGACGTTCGAGTACTGGGCGCACGCGGCCTGCATCCTGCCGGTCAAGGAGTGGCCGACGTTCGCCTACCGCCGCGCGAACTACCGCGACCGGGCCAGCGGCGGCTGGGGCCTGCCGACCTCCGGCGAGGCCGAGGCGCTGGTGTTGGGCAAGCTGCGGGACGAGGGGCCGTGCATGACCTCGGACTTCGGCGGAGCGCGCAAGAGCGCCGAGTGGTGGGACTGGTCGGAGACGAAGGTCGCGGTCGAGAAGCTGCTGGCGACCGGGGACGTGGTGTGCGTGGAGCGGCGCGGCTGGCGGCGGGTCTACGACCTGCCGGAACGGGCGCTGCCGAAGGCCGTGCTGGACGCCCCGGAGCCGACCCGCGCGGAGTCGCACGTCCGGCTGCTGGCGCAGGCCGGGCGGCGGCTGGGCGTCGGCACGATAGGCGATATCGCGGACTACTACCGGCTGAAGATCCCTGACGCCAGGCCCCTGATGGAGCAGACCGGCCTGGTGCCGGTGAGCGTGCGCGGCTGGACCCAGCCGGCCTGGGCCGATCCGGCGGCGCTGGACCTGCTGGCCGCCGGCGGACCGCGCGGCCGGCACCGCACGACCCTGCTGTCCCCGTTCGACTCGCTGATCTGGGAGCGGGACCGGATGGAGCGGATCTTCGGCATGGTGCACCGGATCGAGGCCTACACCCCGGCCGCGAAGCGGGTGCACGGCTACTTCGCGATGCCCCTGCTGGCCGGCGGCAAGCTGCTCGGCCGCGTGGACCCCAAGCGCGAGGGCAAGACGCTGGTCGCGCGGAAGGTATCGCTGGACGCGGCCGGGGCGGTGCAGCCGATGGCCGACGCGCTGCGCGAGGCTGCGGGGTGGGTCGGGTGCGACGCGGTGGCGGTGGAGCAGGTGACGCCGGCCGATGCGGCGGGGGCTTTGCGGGCGGCGCTGGACTGA
- a CDS encoding GNAT family N-acetyltransferase, which translates to MDIRQTHERREPVPVPDRLLVAPPLPQGPLQTRRLILRPWREDDIPAIFTICQDPEVQRWTTVPSPYQVKDAEWFVREHTPKGFRSGDEATFGAFVKDTGQIAGSVGLAGITTLAAGRGVRTAEVGYWANPDTRGRGYITEAVREVVRWAFEDLGLGRVVWQAFDGNTPSRRVIEKVGFTIVGRQRSSHLHNGAVRDMWLADILPGELR; encoded by the coding sequence ATGGACATACGGCAAACGCACGAGCGCCGCGAACCGGTTCCCGTACCGGACCGGTTGCTGGTCGCTCCGCCGCTGCCCCAGGGCCCTTTGCAGACCCGGCGGCTGATCCTGCGGCCGTGGCGCGAGGACGACATCCCGGCGATCTTCACGATCTGCCAGGATCCCGAAGTCCAGCGGTGGACCACCGTGCCGTCGCCGTATCAGGTGAAAGACGCGGAGTGGTTCGTGCGGGAACACACCCCGAAAGGGTTCCGATCCGGGGACGAGGCGACGTTCGGGGCGTTCGTGAAGGACACCGGGCAGATCGCCGGATCGGTCGGGCTGGCCGGCATCACCACATTGGCCGCGGGCCGCGGCGTGCGGACGGCGGAGGTCGGGTACTGGGCCAATCCGGACACGCGCGGACGCGGGTACATCACCGAGGCCGTCCGGGAGGTCGTGCGCTGGGCGTTCGAGGACCTGGGGCTCGGGCGTGTCGTCTGGCAGGCCTTCGACGGCAACACGCCCTCACGCAGGGTGATTGAGAAGGTCGGCTTCACGATCGTCGGACGGCAGCGTTCCTCGCACCTGCACAACGGGGCGGTGCGGGACATGTGGCTGGCCGACATCCTGCCCGGAGAGCTGCGGTAA